The Microcoleus sp. FACHB-68 genome includes a region encoding these proteins:
- a CDS encoding bacteriocin, whose protein sequence is MINPKNNDENNDVTIAGTDFFADSESFLNELTDDELQQVRGGVQRNCGGPAPQPSNLSLLLCG, encoded by the coding sequence ATGATTAATCCCAAAAATAATGACGAAAATAATGACGTGACAATCGCCGGAACTGACTTCTTTGCCGATTCCGAAAGCTTCTTGAATGAACTGACCGATGATGAATTACAGCAAGTAAGAGGTGGAGTTCAAAGAAATTGTGGTGGGCCGGCTCCTCAACCAAGCAACCTTAGCTTACTATTGTGTGGTTAA
- a CDS encoding T3SS effector HopA1 family protein — protein MQLQNFSQTQEPDFASQQLLESLQDIVNNVQIHSNFCIRHPNYKPLELPDEVVVRFQRMPADIQNKYLSLQLRSFLYGIYYNGSMRSLFALDTDSDRLPLHQDLENNTRLGVDIAFYDRLHECNRGTGYFDPGWSVVRQASDRTLAVTKGGLTLHINPQKHLQLAENAAIGDLVAIRMPRNLVQNGFYVAVGNAGLRSESHPTREPEIVRIYFNFNPEGAVAVMDSLTQQLNNISIPFHFKTLYNPGDYQRYDSGVLYFEKSHYEAIGQVLESVYAQTKAHFNTDVPLFTKFLAPGVGLAEEPDHKFADQESFGMNRCQIVANGLLEAWHSLDDSPEARMTSILQQFSLLGVELLRPYLNANSLDIYTTNMKF, from the coding sequence ATGCAACTACAAAATTTTTCACAAACTCAAGAGCCAGATTTTGCTTCACAACAGCTACTGGAGAGTTTGCAAGACATTGTTAACAATGTGCAAATCCACTCCAACTTCTGTATTCGCCATCCCAATTACAAACCCTTAGAATTACCAGATGAAGTGGTCGTCCGGTTCCAGCGAATGCCTGCGGATATTCAGAATAAGTATTTGAGCCTGCAACTGCGATCGTTTCTCTACGGTATCTATTACAACGGCTCTATGCGCTCGCTTTTCGCACTCGATACCGATTCAGATCGTTTGCCACTGCACCAGGATTTAGAAAACAACACCCGCTTAGGAGTAGACATAGCATTTTACGATCGGTTGCACGAGTGCAATCGGGGTACTGGCTATTTCGACCCAGGTTGGTCTGTAGTGAGGCAAGCAAGTGACCGTACTCTTGCTGTGACTAAGGGCGGTTTGACTTTACACATTAACCCACAGAAGCATCTGCAACTCGCCGAAAATGCCGCTATCGGTGACTTGGTAGCGATCCGGATGCCTCGTAATTTAGTGCAAAACGGGTTCTACGTGGCAGTTGGCAATGCAGGACTGCGGAGTGAGAGTCATCCTACGCGCGAACCAGAAATTGTGCGAATTTACTTCAATTTCAACCCAGAAGGTGCTGTAGCAGTCATGGACAGTCTGACGCAGCAGTTAAACAACATCTCGATTCCCTTTCATTTTAAGACGCTATACAACCCAGGTGACTATCAGCGCTATGACTCAGGCGTCCTCTATTTCGAGAAGAGTCACTATGAAGCCATCGGGCAGGTTCTTGAGAGTGTTTATGCACAAACAAAAGCGCACTTTAACACAGATGTCCCCTTATTCACCAAGTTCCTGGCACCAGGCGTTGGTCTAGCTGAGGAACCAGACCACAAATTTGCCGACCAAGAAAGCTTTGGGATGAACCGCTGCCAAATAGTTGCCAATGGCTTGCTCGAGGCTTGGCACTCGCTTGATGACTCCCCAGAGGCGCGGATGACCTCTATCCTCCAGCAATTTTCACTTTTGGGAGTTGAATTGCTGCGTCCCTACCTGAATGCTAATTCTCTTGATATATATACTACGAATATGAAGTTTTGA
- a CDS encoding phosphotransferase yields MPFLLNSHNVFNYLVEHNLGNNLEPALIKIELVAAKNFNLLVTFPDSRKLLIKQERHNYSGQAAGELFGEWRIKDFLQEFSELNYLCQFFPDVLHFDRENSIIVHKYLDEYQNLADFYQKENRFNSEIAIAITTILATIHHSTFNRQDYQEFFSAKHDNLSPAHVPNWIRSIEQIGPEIFGIVPADGLKFFKLYQRYESLGQAMRELADAFHPCCLTHNDLKLNNILLHTNWEQENLNIVRLIDWESSAWGDPAFDLGTLIASYLQIWLSSLVISKSLTIEESLRLAMTPLEQLQPSIAALTSAYFCNFPDILEHRPNFLLQVVQFAGLALIQRIQAMIQYQKSFGNQGICMLQVAKSLLCRPEQSLATVFGTAATELTQF; encoded by the coding sequence ATGCCATTTCTGTTAAATTCTCATAATGTTTTCAATTATTTAGTCGAGCATAACTTAGGCAATAATTTGGAACCAGCACTAATTAAGATAGAGCTAGTTGCCGCTAAAAACTTTAACTTATTAGTGACTTTCCCTGATAGTCGTAAGCTATTAATTAAGCAAGAGCGGCATAATTATTCGGGGCAAGCAGCAGGAGAGCTTTTTGGAGAGTGGCGGATCAAAGACTTCTTACAGGAATTTTCAGAACTAAATTACCTATGCCAATTTTTCCCTGATGTACTGCATTTTGATCGAGAGAATTCTATTATTGTCCATAAATATTTAGATGAATATCAGAATTTAGCGGATTTTTACCAAAAGGAAAATCGTTTTAACAGTGAAATCGCTATAGCGATCACCACCATCCTTGCCACCATCCATCACTCCACTTTTAACCGCCAAGACTATCAAGAATTCTTTTCAGCCAAACATGATAATCTCAGCCCTGCTCATGTGCCTAACTGGATTCGCAGTATAGAACAGATAGGGCCTGAAATTTTTGGTATCGTTCCCGCCGATGGGCTGAAATTCTTTAAGCTCTATCAGCGATACGAAAGCTTGGGGCAAGCAATGAGAGAACTTGCCGATGCTTTCCACCCCTGTTGCCTGACTCACAATGACCTCAAGCTCAACAACATCCTTTTACACACTAATTGGGAGCAAGAAAATCTTAATATCGTGCGGTTGATAGATTGGGAGAGTTCCGCTTGGGGAGACCCTGCCTTTGATTTGGGAACGCTTATTGCGAGCTACCTGCAAATCTGGCTGAGTAGCTTAGTCATCAGTAAGTCTTTGACTATCGAAGAATCTCTGCGTCTGGCAATGACACCCCTGGAACAGCTTCAACCTTCCATTGCTGCTCTGACTAGCGCTTATTTCTGTAACTTCCCGGATATTTTAGAGCATCGCCCCAATTTCTTGCTGCAAGTCGTGCAATTTGCTGGTTTAGCCTTAATTCAACGAATTCAGGCAATGATTCAGTACCAAAAATCATTTGGAAATCAGGGGATTTGTATGCTTCAGGTTGCCAAGAGTTTGTTATGTCGCCCGGAACAATCCTTAGCAACTGTTTTCGGAACCGCAGCTACAGAATTAACTCAATTTTAG
- a CDS encoding glycerol-3-phosphate acyltransferase encodes MTLTQVLGALLIFTLCPLLGGLPLIAWITRALTGRQLARIGTGNVGVSAAFYHGGNVVGILAVLSEAGKGIAAVLLARYFFPSNPEWELIALIALILGRFWIAKGAGTTNLVWGVVVHDPRVAGFVFLIGGISFTILRERKLGRLAFLVLFPFTLALLHPYNGARILAAITLSGLLGWIYEKIPDDLDLTPASAQEDSQKVFRFFRGDRAIVSLEQKLESGKVGQKAATLSQLKRWGYPVPVGWVLPAGDDPQILVDFLQPSENQPLVVRSSAVGEDSEQASAAGQYQSILNVRSREQLYDAIAQCQESYNRPAAQTYRQDRNLPEASMAVLVQQQIQGVFSGVAFSRDPIDRQGDAVVIEALPGNASRVVSGQVTPEQYRVFVPDAEVSNAPDWVMPAGLELEIEGETGDLPPQLIRQVAFLARHLEARFHSIPQDIEWTYDGQTLWLLQSRPVTTLLPIWTRKIAAEVIPGLIRPLTWSINRPLTCGVWGEIFTVVLGAGAAGLDFNETATLHYSHAYFNASLLGEIFLRMGLPPESLEFLTRGAKFSKPPITSTLKQLPGLARLLGREWRLEEDFQQDSRRYFAPTLANLPLSPASSVALSPSALLQQIDSILEALKRATYYSILAPLSLAVRQAVFKVSETDLDNSYLPEVAALRALQELADKTRRQLPNLEELNPQSPDFLARLAEIPEGQTILAEFDQLLNRYGYLSEVATDIAVPRWQENPVPVRELFTQFLTQNSELKTQNSKLKAQNSLQRRVNLKGRVTEVYSQLLAQLRWSFVALEALWLQSGLLSEAGDIFFLEFDEVRQIIAGNPQIINRLSQLISHRRSQLEQHRQLTVARVVYGNAPRLQPQFTAQKPKSKLQGIGASPGQIEGRVKVLRGLQAIPEINRQTILVVPYTDSGWAPVLARAGGLIAEVGGRLSHGAIVAREYGIPAVMDIHNATHLLHDGQPVRIDGSTGLVELL; translated from the coding sequence ATGACGCTGACGCAGGTTTTGGGAGCTCTACTTATTTTCACGCTTTGCCCGCTTTTAGGCGGATTGCCTTTGATTGCCTGGATTACCCGCGCCCTCACCGGCAGGCAATTGGCCAGAATTGGCACCGGCAATGTGGGAGTCTCTGCCGCTTTCTATCACGGGGGCAACGTAGTCGGCATTCTGGCGGTACTCTCAGAAGCCGGTAAAGGCATTGCAGCGGTTTTACTGGCGAGATACTTCTTTCCCTCAAACCCAGAGTGGGAGTTAATTGCCCTCATCGCCCTGATTCTCGGCAGGTTCTGGATCGCCAAAGGTGCCGGCACCACGAATTTAGTTTGGGGTGTCGTTGTCCATGATCCGCGAGTCGCCGGCTTCGTATTTTTAATTGGCGGCATTAGCTTTACAATCCTGCGAGAGCGCAAGTTGGGACGGCTGGCATTTTTGGTGCTATTTCCCTTCACCCTGGCACTGCTGCACCCCTACAATGGGGCGCGAATCCTGGCAGCGATTACCCTCAGTGGGCTGCTAGGCTGGATCTATGAAAAAATTCCCGATGATTTAGACTTAACACCGGCATCTGCACAGGAGGATTCTCAAAAAGTGTTTCGCTTTTTTCGAGGAGATCGCGCGATTGTTTCCCTAGAGCAAAAGCTAGAGTCTGGTAAAGTCGGTCAAAAAGCCGCAACCCTCTCTCAATTAAAGCGCTGGGGTTATCCTGTGCCGGTGGGGTGGGTGCTGCCGGCAGGCGATGACCCTCAAATCTTGGTAGACTTCCTGCAACCCTCCGAAAATCAGCCGCTTGTGGTGCGTTCCTCAGCGGTTGGGGAAGACTCGGAACAAGCCTCCGCTGCCGGTCAATATCAAAGCATTTTGAACGTCAGAAGCCGAGAGCAATTGTACGATGCGATTGCCCAATGTCAGGAATCCTATAACCGGCCGGCAGCGCAAACTTACCGCCAAGATCGCAACCTCCCGGAAGCGTCAATGGCGGTACTCGTTCAGCAGCAAATTCAGGGCGTTTTCTCCGGCGTTGCCTTCAGCCGCGATCCCATTGATCGACAAGGCGATGCTGTTGTCATTGAAGCCTTACCGGGAAACGCTTCGCGGGTAGTTTCCGGGCAAGTTACCCCAGAACAATATCGCGTTTTTGTCCCAGATGCCGAGGTGAGTAATGCCCCCGACTGGGTAATGCCTGCCGGTTTAGAGTTAGAAATTGAAGGGGAAACCGGCGATCTGCCGCCACAACTAATCCGGCAAGTGGCTTTCTTAGCGCGGCATCTAGAAGCCCGATTCCACAGCATCCCGCAAGATATTGAATGGACTTACGACGGCCAAACCCTGTGGCTATTACAATCCCGTCCCGTTACCACGTTACTCCCAATTTGGACGCGCAAAATTGCCGCTGAAGTGATTCCCGGACTAATTCGCCCCTTGACTTGGTCGATTAATCGCCCTCTTACCTGCGGCGTTTGGGGAGAGATTTTTACCGTTGTTTTGGGTGCCGGTGCTGCCGGTTTAGATTTCAACGAAACCGCCACACTTCACTATTCTCACGCCTATTTCAATGCTTCCCTACTCGGTGAAATTTTCCTCCGCATGGGTCTTCCTCCCGAAAGTTTAGAATTTTTGACGCGGGGCGCTAAATTCAGTAAACCGCCGATTACCTCAACTTTGAAGCAATTACCCGGTTTAGCGCGTTTGCTAGGCCGTGAGTGGCGATTGGAAGAAGATTTCCAGCAGGATAGCCGGCGTTATTTTGCCCCAACTTTAGCCAATCTCCCTCTTTCGCCTGCTTCCTCTGTTGCGCTTTCCCCCTCAGCCTTATTACAGCAAATAGACTCAATTTTAGAAGCGCTGAAGCGAGCAACTTATTACAGCATCCTGGCACCCCTGAGTTTAGCGGTGCGGCAGGCTGTGTTTAAGGTGAGTGAGACAGATTTGGATAATAGCTATTTGCCAGAAGTTGCGGCGTTGCGAGCACTTCAAGAATTAGCCGATAAGACGCGCCGGCAACTGCCCAATCTTGAGGAATTAAATCCTCAAAGTCCAGATTTCTTGGCAAGGCTGGCAGAAATTCCCGAAGGTCAGACAATTTTGGCAGAGTTTGACCAGTTACTCAACCGCTACGGCTATTTAAGCGAGGTGGCGACGGATATTGCAGTGCCGCGATGGCAGGAAAACCCTGTGCCGGTGCGCGAACTATTTACCCAATTCTTAACTCAAAATTCAGAACTCAAAACTCAGAACTCAAAACTCAAAGCTCAAAACTCGCTACAGCGTCGCGTTAATTTGAAGGGACGGGTAACTGAAGTTTACAGTCAGCTATTGGCACAGTTGCGATGGAGTTTTGTGGCGTTGGAGGCGCTGTGGTTGCAGTCGGGGTTACTTTCTGAAGCTGGGGATATTTTCTTTTTGGAGTTTGATGAGGTTCGCCAGATCATTGCCGGCAATCCGCAAATCATTAACCGGCTGTCTCAGTTAATTAGCCACCGGCGATCGCAACTTGAACAACACCGGCAACTAACTGTGGCGCGAGTGGTTTATGGCAACGCGCCCCGCCTCCAGCCACAATTTACCGCGCAAAAGCCTAAATCTAAGCTGCAAGGCATTGGTGCTAGTCCTGGGCAAATTGAGGGCAGGGTCAAGGTTTTGCGTGGTTTGCAGGCAATTCCAGAGATTAACCGGCAGACAATTTTAGTCGTGCCTTACACCGATTCTGGTTGGGCACCTGTTTTGGCGCGTGCCGGCGGCTTGATTGCTGAAGTGGGGGGGCGTCTTTCTCACGGTGCGATTGTTGCCCGTGAATATGGTATTCCTGCGGTGATGGATATTCACAATGCAACCCATCTGTTGCATGACGGGCAGCCGGTGCGAATTGACGGATCTACGGGTCTGGTTGAACTGCTTTAA